The Tautonia marina genome has a window encoding:
- the rimI gene encoding ribosomal protein S18-alanine N-acetyltransferase, whose translation MSTVPTAKAQVRVHIRWMIRRDMPEVLAIEHASYEFPWCEEEFLRVLRQRNCIGMVAECGERVVGFMIYELHKSRLQVLNLAVAPEYRRMGVGRQMVAKLVGKLSSHRRTKILLQTRESNLSAQLYFRALDFRAVEVVREAYEDTGEDAYVLQYVLPDLIPTELAEGVPVNRIARQLEG comes from the coding sequence ATGAGCACGGTGCCCACCGCCAAGGCCCAGGTCCGCGTGCACATTCGCTGGATGATCCGACGCGATATGCCCGAGGTCCTGGCCATCGAGCATGCGAGTTATGAATTTCCCTGGTGCGAGGAGGAATTCCTCCGCGTGCTCCGTCAACGAAACTGCATTGGCATGGTCGCCGAATGCGGGGAGCGGGTTGTCGGATTTATGATCTACGAGCTGCACAAGTCGCGGCTCCAGGTGCTGAATCTCGCGGTGGCTCCCGAGTACCGACGCATGGGAGTGGGCCGCCAGATGGTCGCCAAGCTCGTCGGGAAGTTGTCCAGCCATCGCCGAACAAAAATTCTGCTTCAGACTCGTGAGTCGAACCTCTCGGCTCAGCTTTATTTCCGAGCCCTTGATTTCCGAGCCGTCGAGGTTGTCCGGGAAGCATATGAAGACACCGGGGAGGATGCCTACGTTCTGCAGTACGTCTTACCGGACTTGATCCCGACCGAGTTGGCCGAGGGAGTGCCCGTGAATCGGATTGCTCGGCAACTCGAAGGCTGA
- a CDS encoding alpha/beta hydrolase family protein: MKSTNHVSRRAALQAFSSTMMAGSVSGVWPAATLWAQEKAQGPPRVLPEAEFPDDPRLGPLKDLNGDFPFHVPESLEQWQVRADEVRRRILVSAGLWPMPTMPELIPVIHGTVDREEYTVDKVYFESVPGLYVTGSLYRPKGIEGPKPAVLSPHGHWSEGRFHDHGEDVVRQELESGAERFEVGGRHPLQARCVQLARMGCVVFLYDMLGYADSVPITFEIAHGFSRQRPSLSSPNRWGLFSAQAELRLQNVLGLQLLNSIRALDFLSDLPDVDPTRIAVTGASGGGTQTFLLSAVDPRPAAAFPAVMVSTAMQGGCTCENATYLRIGTGNVEFAALFAPRPLGLTGANDWTREIETKGLPELKRLYELANAPGNVIARYFDFGHNYNAQSRAMMYSFMAEQLGLGPDVSLEERDYIPLTREEATVWNEGHPKPPTDEDAEVRLLTLLDADSHSKMADLRPIDTDKLLEFQKIVGGAIRTMVGRSFPEAGDVVYDKHREIDRGDWLETLALLRYEPEAELVPTVFLYPKSYRGRVVVWVDEAGKSSLYDKDGQPIGPVRRLMDQGIAVVGCDLLDQGEWLKDDPRTQSRTVENPREFLGYTLGYNHPLFAQRVHDLLSVLAFVRHHDFSPGRVELVALSGAGRWAAAAAAVATGTLDAIALGTNGYRFGRIIDHRDPDLWPGALKYGDLPSLLALCAPTPLWVSGEGNQLPDIILDAYRATAGPRPDSFIGGEPQDERETAVTWLLDRQ, encoded by the coding sequence ATGAAATCGACCAACCATGTGAGCCGTCGCGCCGCGTTACAGGCCTTCTCCTCGACCATGATGGCCGGGAGCGTTTCCGGCGTTTGGCCTGCCGCGACCCTCTGGGCTCAGGAAAAAGCTCAGGGACCTCCTCGCGTCCTTCCCGAAGCAGAATTTCCGGACGATCCTCGCCTCGGCCCCCTCAAGGATTTGAATGGCGACTTCCCATTTCATGTCCCTGAGTCACTTGAGCAGTGGCAGGTCAGGGCCGACGAGGTTCGCCGACGCATTCTCGTCTCAGCTGGTCTCTGGCCCATGCCCACAATGCCAGAGTTGATCCCGGTCATTCACGGTACGGTCGATCGCGAAGAATACACCGTCGATAAAGTCTATTTTGAGAGCGTGCCGGGCTTGTACGTGACAGGTAGCCTTTACCGACCCAAAGGTATCGAGGGTCCGAAGCCGGCCGTCCTCAGTCCCCATGGGCACTGGTCGGAGGGGCGATTCCACGACCACGGCGAGGACGTCGTGCGGCAAGAACTCGAGTCGGGCGCAGAACGGTTCGAGGTCGGTGGACGTCATCCACTCCAGGCCCGATGTGTTCAACTCGCCCGCATGGGCTGCGTCGTGTTTCTCTACGACATGCTAGGCTATGCAGACAGTGTTCCCATCACCTTCGAGATCGCTCATGGGTTTTCCCGCCAGCGACCAAGCCTGAGCAGTCCTAATCGTTGGGGACTCTTCAGCGCTCAAGCTGAACTTCGGCTCCAAAATGTTCTTGGATTGCAATTACTGAACTCGATCCGAGCGCTCGACTTTCTGTCCGATTTACCTGATGTAGACCCGACTCGTATAGCCGTGACCGGTGCGAGTGGTGGAGGAACTCAGACCTTCCTACTGTCAGCCGTGGACCCTCGTCCCGCCGCAGCCTTTCCTGCAGTGATGGTTTCGACTGCAATGCAAGGAGGGTGCACATGCGAAAATGCAACCTATCTCCGAATCGGAACAGGAAATGTCGAGTTTGCCGCGCTCTTCGCTCCTCGACCACTGGGACTCACCGGCGCAAACGATTGGACCCGGGAGATCGAAACCAAAGGACTCCCCGAGCTGAAGCGCCTTTATGAACTTGCGAACGCTCCAGGAAATGTCATCGCTCGGTACTTTGACTTCGGGCACAATTACAACGCTCAAAGCCGGGCAATGATGTACAGCTTCATGGCAGAGCAACTCGGGCTTGGCCCCGATGTCTCGCTTGAAGAACGCGATTACATTCCGTTAACCCGGGAGGAAGCAACTGTCTGGAATGAAGGGCATCCCAAGCCGCCAACAGACGAGGACGCCGAGGTTCGACTTCTCACCCTGCTCGATGCCGATTCTCACTCGAAGATGGCCGATCTTCGACCTATCGACACTGATAAACTCCTCGAATTTCAAAAAATCGTCGGAGGAGCGATCAGAACGATGGTCGGGCGATCATTCCCCGAAGCAGGAGATGTCGTCTATGACAAGCACCGAGAGATCGATCGAGGCGACTGGCTCGAAACGCTCGCCTTGTTACGCTATGAGCCTGAAGCTGAGCTCGTTCCCACCGTCTTTCTCTATCCCAAGTCCTACCGTGGGAGAGTTGTGGTCTGGGTGGACGAAGCCGGCAAGTCTTCACTCTACGACAAAGACGGCCAACCTATCGGTCCCGTTCGACGACTCATGGACCAGGGGATCGCCGTCGTCGGTTGTGATCTCCTCGATCAAGGAGAGTGGCTCAAGGACGACCCCCGGACTCAATCACGAACCGTCGAGAATCCCCGGGAGTTTCTTGGGTACACACTAGGATATAACCATCCGCTGTTTGCACAACGAGTCCATGATTTGCTTTCCGTTCTCGCCTTCGTTCGACACCATGACTTTAGCCCTGGGCGTGTTGAACTCGTGGCTCTGAGTGGAGCCGGTCGTTGGGCCGCGGCTGCCGCGGCTGTGGCCACCGGAACTCTGGATGCCATTGCTCTCGGGACCAACGGTTACCGGTTCGGTCGGATCATCGACCACCGCGATCCCGATCTTTGGCCAGGCGCCTTGAAGTACGGTGATCTTCCGAGTCTCCTCGCGCTCTGCGCTCCTACACCACTCTGGGTCTCAGGGGAGGGAAACCAACTTCCCGACATCATCCTCGACGCCTATCGCGCGACGGCAGGTCCGAGACCCGATTCCTTCATCGGTGGTGAGCCGCAAGACGAACGTGAGACCGCAGTCACCTGGCTCCTTGATCGCCAGTGA
- a CDS encoding MBL fold metallo-hydrolase, with translation MEPNEPSKPGCFVESFLSPTFEQWSYLLGKQGREDVLVVDPGFRTGLLLDAIRHRNLRLAAILNTHGHSDHIAGNRTLKEAFPDAPLVIGRNEAHLLTDPVANLSAAFGQNLISPPADQLVDDKEILELAGFVLEVREIPGHSPGSVVFVVRNESPLIVIGGDVLFAGSIGRFDFPGGDGHLLVNGIRSKLFDLPDDTRVLPGHGPETTIGTERVRNPYVGERAEQYRLD, from the coding sequence ATGGAACCCAATGAACCGTCGAAACCAGGCTGTTTCGTCGAATCGTTCCTCTCACCCACCTTCGAGCAGTGGTCCTATCTCCTCGGGAAGCAGGGACGGGAAGATGTGCTCGTCGTCGATCCAGGCTTTCGGACTGGCCTGTTGCTGGATGCAATCCGCCACCGAAACCTTCGGCTGGCCGCCATTCTCAATACCCACGGACACTCAGACCACATCGCAGGCAACCGAACGTTGAAGGAGGCGTTCCCTGATGCTCCCCTCGTGATTGGTCGCAACGAAGCTCACCTTCTGACCGACCCGGTCGCCAACCTGAGCGCCGCCTTCGGCCAGAACCTGATTAGCCCACCTGCTGACCAGCTCGTGGATGATAAGGAAATACTCGAACTCGCGGGGTTCGTCCTTGAGGTTCGTGAAATTCCAGGCCATAGCCCCGGATCGGTCGTCTTCGTGGTCCGGAACGAATCGCCTCTGATCGTCATTGGCGGAGATGTGCTGTTTGCCGGCTCGATCGGTCGCTTCGATTTTCCCGGTGGGGATGGCCACCTGCTGGTCAATGGGATTCGATCGAAGCTCTTTGACCTCCCTGACGACACGCGCGTCTTGCCCGGTCATGGTCCTGAGACAACCATCGGGACCGAGCGCGTTCGGAATCCCTACGTCGGTGAACGAGCAGAACAGTACCGCCTTGATTAA
- a CDS encoding GlcG/HbpS family heme-binding protein produces the protein MIERGGIRLMLGGAQTILEGAQDQAKAMGLKVNITVVDDGGHPIAFARMDGARSASSYTSMTKAIAAATLRQPTGPVPPGVEIPDVLLNVSLQLTASASGGTVTTLYGGVPIVVEGQILGGVGVGGATGEQDAEIARAGIARLLESIKTHQDDDDE, from the coding sequence ATGATCGAGCGGGGAGGCATTCGCCTGATGCTCGGAGGCGCCCAGACGATTCTCGAGGGGGCCCAAGATCAGGCCAAAGCGATGGGCTTGAAGGTGAATATCACCGTCGTCGATGACGGCGGCCACCCGATTGCCTTTGCACGAATGGACGGCGCCCGCTCGGCCAGTTCGTATACCTCGATGACCAAGGCCATCGCTGCAGCAACACTTCGGCAACCGACTGGTCCGGTCCCCCCTGGAGTCGAAATTCCCGATGTTCTGCTCAACGTCAGTCTTCAACTCACTGCGTCGGCATCCGGGGGGACGGTGACGACCCTCTACGGAGGCGTACCGATCGTCGTCGAGGGGCAGATCCTCGGTGGAGTTGGAGTAGGTGGCGCGACGGGAGAACAGGACGCCGAGATCGCTCGAGCAGGGATCGCTCGGCTTCTCGAATCGATCAAGACCCATCAAGACGACGACGATGAATGA
- a CDS encoding DUF1571 domain-containing protein, giving the protein MAGAVSAADDLPEGSGNHAGGLVSDLTSLGFAIDPPSSEAVKTPDDPAVRETETDLESSNGSESDQSKLSSAKKDAAAQAIPEPDPLRLANASPVDRMPLGLNIRRSDIDPASAPISYAKAALAESKDRFASVRDYTCTFIKRERIQGRLSGYEVMSMKARTSPQSVYFRFKQPKAGREAIYVHGRNGGKAIVHDVGFNKFLAGTLHLDPKSRRAMDGNRHPITEAGLGFMIETLTEGWNREMSVRDSDVTIRERVLVNKRPSTLIICKHRNRRPDFVFHEVRLYIDHELGLPTRFEAYDWPARDGQPAPLLEEYIYSDLKINVGLTDADFDPSNKAYSFGRF; this is encoded by the coding sequence GTGGCTGGAGCGGTTTCAGCCGCGGACGATCTTCCGGAGGGCTCGGGAAACCATGCGGGAGGCTTGGTCTCTGATTTGACTTCACTCGGCTTCGCGATCGATCCCCCGTCGAGCGAAGCGGTAAAAACTCCTGACGATCCCGCAGTCCGAGAGACCGAGACGGACCTGGAGTCTTCAAATGGCTCTGAGTCAGATCAGTCCAAGCTCTCCTCGGCCAAGAAGGATGCAGCCGCGCAGGCGATTCCAGAGCCAGATCCCCTGCGACTCGCCAACGCAAGCCCTGTCGATCGGATGCCTCTCGGTCTGAATATTCGACGATCTGACATCGATCCTGCCTCCGCCCCAATCAGTTACGCCAAGGCGGCACTTGCGGAGAGTAAAGACCGCTTCGCGAGCGTTCGAGACTACACGTGCACATTTATTAAGCGAGAGCGAATTCAGGGCCGACTGTCGGGCTACGAAGTGATGAGCATGAAGGCTCGGACGAGTCCTCAGAGCGTCTATTTCCGATTCAAGCAGCCCAAAGCAGGGCGTGAGGCGATCTATGTGCACGGACGCAACGGCGGGAAGGCGATCGTGCATGATGTGGGTTTCAATAAATTCCTCGCGGGGACCTTGCATCTCGATCCCAAGAGCCGTCGAGCGATGGATGGGAACCGTCACCCGATCACGGAAGCGGGGCTCGGTTTTATGATTGAGACCCTCACTGAAGGGTGGAATCGAGAGATGAGCGTCAGGGACAGCGATGTGACGATTCGAGAACGCGTGTTGGTCAACAAGCGGCCTTCGACCCTAATCATCTGCAAGCACCGGAATCGTCGTCCTGATTTTGTGTTCCACGAAGTGCGGCTCTACATAGATCACGAACTTGGCTTGCCAACTCGTTTTGAGGCGTACGACTGGCCCGCGCGCGATGGCCAGCCTGCCCCTTTGCTTGAGGAGTACATCTACTCGGACCTGAAGATTAATGTGGGGCTGACCGACGCGGATTTTGATCCTTCTAATAAGGCATATTCGTTTGGGCGATTCTGA
- a CDS encoding glutaminyl-peptide cyclotransferase: protein MQSLTAPPDAPKTINPGASPFARVASGRKRIGLMLVAVVAITTAGVGAWTTWFASQASRVPIYSVEIVKVYPHDLNAFTQGLEFSDGILYEGTGQYGRSRLRKVQLETGTVLKEAALPNDVFGEGITVWKDRILQLSWQERLGLIFDKETFELRGRFRYAGEGWGLTHDDKHLIISDGTATLRFLDPESYRLVRSIRVLTPDGRPVDQLNELEYINGEILANIWNTSTIARISARTGRIVGWIDLSNVRPQQAIGSNAVLNGIAYESKSRRLFVTGKNWSDLFEIRVVPRP from the coding sequence ATGCAATCGTTGACCGCCCCGCCAGATGCACCGAAAACGATCAACCCAGGCGCATCCCCTTTCGCAAGAGTCGCGTCGGGTCGTAAACGTATAGGTCTCATGTTGGTTGCCGTCGTCGCTATAACGACGGCTGGGGTGGGGGCGTGGACAACCTGGTTTGCATCCCAGGCAAGCCGGGTGCCGATTTATAGCGTTGAGATCGTGAAGGTATATCCACATGATCTCAATGCCTTTACCCAGGGTCTCGAATTCTCCGACGGAATCCTTTATGAGGGAACCGGTCAATATGGTCGGTCTCGACTTCGGAAGGTGCAACTGGAAACCGGGACCGTGTTAAAAGAGGCTGCGTTACCCAACGACGTCTTCGGAGAAGGAATTACCGTCTGGAAAGATCGGATTCTCCAGCTCAGTTGGCAGGAACGCCTTGGATTGATCTTTGACAAGGAAACGTTTGAGCTTCGAGGGCGCTTCCGTTACGCGGGTGAGGGCTGGGGATTAACTCATGACGACAAGCATTTGATTATAAGTGATGGCACTGCAACCTTGCGATTCCTTGACCCAGAGTCTTACCGGCTCGTTCGATCGATTCGGGTGCTGACTCCAGATGGGCGGCCGGTCGATCAGCTCAACGAACTCGAATACATTAACGGAGAGATTCTCGCCAATATCTGGAATACCTCGACCATTGCTCGTATTTCGGCTCGTACTGGTCGCATCGTGGGTTGGATCGATCTGAGCAACGTTCGTCCTCAGCAAGCAATTGGTAGCAATGCGGTACTGAATGGCATTGCGTACGAATCGAAAAGTCGGCGGTTATTCGTCACGGGCAAGAACTGGTCGGACTTGTTTGAGATTCGAGTGGTCCCTCGCCCCTGA
- a CDS encoding family 16 glycoside hydrolase, giving the protein MKPNLVGAFACLAILASPAAAQSLSVIDRDATAQFAAQRQNPDGGFAAEPGGPSSLGATTAAVRVLRYTTGSIPDVLACLDFVRSCFDPESGGFAQTPGGAADVGSTASGFMALSELRIENEELLRRASEYLSIHAESFPEVRIAIAGFEAVGRPSPKAQEWTRELLDSRNDDGTWGEGPSLAFDTGGTAAALLRMDHALDRREVVINAILAGQQADGGWTQGEGGTDLSASYRVMRAAYMLGVAPDLDALRGFVAECRREDGGYAPSPQQNDATLGGTYMATILLRWADQLEGLPPVIETAGFIPMFNGRDLTGWEGDDTLWSVRDGMLVGLSPGLERNEFLATEDRFGDFYFRCTFRLVDGEGNSGIQFRSERTAGHEMIGYQADIGENYWGCLYDESRRNRVLETASDRARASVRLDGWNQYVIRAMGNQIRLSLNSVPSVDYLETDQEIPQTGRIAVQLHSGDPMEIHFKDLLVQPLPRPITNGDSKKPGFHLRRLRTEQGARYSVFVPDGYDGVQKFPVVLFLHGAGERGDDGVVPSQVGLGPSIASNPSGHPYLAVFPQARETWSAASPDGERAMAILDEVISDFAVDTSRIVLTGLSMGGMGTWSLATTYPDRFSALVPICGPGEPAQVESIRTIPTWGFVGDEDRAPFVAGMREMARSLKDIGAPVRYTEYRGVGHNSWDRAYAEPELVEWMLKPRRITP; this is encoded by the coding sequence ATGAAGCCAAACCTGGTCGGCGCCTTCGCATGCTTGGCGATCCTCGCTTCGCCTGCGGCGGCCCAGTCGCTCAGCGTCATTGATCGTGACGCGACGGCCCAATTCGCCGCGCAACGACAGAATCCTGATGGCGGTTTTGCTGCAGAACCGGGGGGGCCATCCTCGCTCGGTGCAACAACGGCTGCAGTTCGGGTTCTTCGATACACGACAGGTTCAATCCCCGACGTTTTGGCCTGTCTCGACTTCGTCCGGTCCTGTTTCGATCCGGAGTCCGGCGGCTTTGCACAAACTCCTGGTGGAGCCGCGGACGTTGGCTCAACGGCATCAGGCTTCATGGCTCTCAGCGAGCTGAGAATTGAGAACGAGGAACTCCTCAGGAGGGCCTCCGAGTACCTCTCGATTCATGCGGAATCGTTCCCCGAGGTGCGCATCGCGATTGCCGGTTTCGAGGCGGTGGGTCGTCCGTCGCCGAAAGCTCAGGAGTGGACCAGGGAACTCCTCGATTCACGCAACGACGACGGGACATGGGGTGAAGGGCCGAGTCTCGCCTTCGATACGGGCGGTACCGCGGCGGCATTGCTTCGAATGGACCATGCTCTGGACCGTCGAGAGGTCGTCATCAACGCGATTCTGGCTGGTCAGCAGGCCGATGGGGGATGGACCCAGGGAGAAGGTGGAACAGATCTCTCTGCCTCGTACCGAGTCATGCGGGCTGCGTACATGCTGGGAGTGGCTCCTGATCTCGACGCCCTTCGCGGATTTGTCGCAGAGTGCCGTCGGGAGGACGGTGGCTATGCTCCCAGTCCGCAACAAAACGACGCGACCCTCGGTGGAACCTACATGGCCACGATCCTTCTCCGCTGGGCAGATCAGCTCGAAGGATTACCACCCGTGATTGAAACGGCCGGATTCATTCCCATGTTCAACGGCCGGGATCTGACGGGCTGGGAAGGGGATGACACACTTTGGTCCGTTCGCGACGGGATGCTCGTGGGGTTGTCTCCGGGACTTGAGCGGAACGAGTTCCTTGCGACGGAAGATCGTTTCGGAGACTTCTACTTTCGCTGCACGTTTCGGCTGGTTGATGGAGAAGGGAATAGTGGAATTCAGTTCCGGAGCGAACGGACTGCCGGTCACGAAATGATTGGCTATCAGGCTGATATCGGTGAAAATTACTGGGGTTGCCTCTACGACGAATCGAGACGGAATCGTGTGCTGGAGACTGCATCTGATCGAGCGAGAGCCTCCGTTCGGCTCGATGGCTGGAATCAATATGTCATTCGAGCAATGGGGAATCAAATCCGACTGAGTCTTAACAGTGTCCCCTCGGTGGATTATCTCGAAACGGACCAGGAGATTCCTCAGACGGGCCGTATTGCAGTCCAGCTCCATTCCGGAGACCCGATGGAGATCCACTTCAAAGACCTGCTGGTCCAGCCCTTACCTCGGCCGATCACGAACGGAGATTCCAAGAAGCCGGGATTCCATCTTCGTCGTCTGCGGACTGAGCAAGGCGCTCGTTACTCGGTGTTCGTACCCGATGGGTACGACGGTGTTCAAAAGTTCCCAGTTGTTCTCTTTCTGCATGGGGCGGGAGAACGAGGCGATGACGGGGTGGTTCCGAGTCAGGTCGGACTAGGCCCGAGTATCGCCTCAAATCCCTCGGGTCATCCTTATCTCGCCGTGTTCCCACAAGCTCGAGAAACCTGGTCGGCCGCTTCGCCCGATGGGGAACGAGCGATGGCGATTCTTGACGAGGTCATTTCCGATTTCGCCGTGGATACCAGTCGTATTGTGCTGACCGGGCTTTCGATGGGAGGGATGGGAACCTGGTCCCTTGCAACCACCTATCCCGATCGATTCTCGGCACTGGTGCCGATCTGTGGTCCGGGGGAACCCGCGCAGGTCGAGTCGATTCGGACCATTCCGACCTGGGGATTCGTGGGGGACGAAGACCGCGCTCCCTTCGTGGCTGGCATGCGTGAGATGGCCCGATCCCTCAAGGACATTGGCGCACCAGTCCGTTATACGGAATATCGCGGGGTTGGCCACAATAGCTGGGACCGGGCGTATGCCGAACCGGAACTGGTCGAGTGGATGCTCAAACCTCGCCGAATTACTCCCTAA
- the csrA gene encoding carbon storage regulator CsrA: protein MLVLSRKLGEKIVIGENIVVTVVKIDRNQIRLGIEAPNDVPVYREEIAPNQSSPRVRETVLR, encoded by the coding sequence ATGCTCGTGCTCAGCAGGAAGCTCGGTGAGAAAATTGTCATTGGCGAAAATATCGTCGTGACCGTGGTCAAAATCGATCGCAATCAGATTCGGCTCGGAATCGAAGCACCGAACGATGTGCCGGTTTATCGAGAAGAAATCGCCCCGAATCAATCGTCACCCCGTGTTCGAGAAACCGTGCTCCGCTGA
- a CDS encoding metallophosphoesterase → MSDLHLSFANPQRREQYAARWQDHAESIRKHWVETVGSRDLVLIPGDISMASNHRDLQADLDWLGRLPGIKIFAPGNHDRWWGRLKNVQTVLRRSQRAVDGNAIVEAGAVVCGMRSVDVIDLDRANLTHRQQAVRVASTAQAMLDEAASLRAPGMPLYVLWHHPPFDQHGRPGPWVTLFEKANVTACVYGHLHAELQWSFAVQGIVRGVRYHFVAADAIGFRPLHIDRPSPVTLKPESVRF, encoded by the coding sequence ATGAGTGATCTCCATCTTTCCTTCGCCAATCCGCAACGCCGAGAGCAGTATGCCGCGAGGTGGCAGGACCACGCGGAATCAATCAGAAAACACTGGGTCGAGACCGTTGGTTCCCGCGACCTTGTCCTCATTCCGGGAGACATTTCGATGGCCTCGAACCATCGTGATCTCCAGGCCGATCTGGACTGGCTCGGACGATTGCCAGGAATCAAGATCTTCGCCCCCGGGAATCATGACCGTTGGTGGGGGCGATTAAAGAATGTCCAGACCGTGCTTCGACGTTCCCAACGCGCCGTCGATGGGAATGCGATCGTCGAGGCGGGCGCGGTGGTCTGCGGAATGAGAAGTGTCGATGTCATCGATCTCGACCGGGCCAACCTCACACACCGTCAGCAGGCCGTGCGTGTCGCTTCTACCGCCCAGGCCATGCTCGACGAAGCCGCTTCACTCCGAGCTCCCGGAATGCCGCTCTACGTGCTCTGGCATCATCCCCCGTTCGACCAACATGGACGGCCCGGGCCCTGGGTGACATTGTTCGAAAAAGCCAATGTCACTGCCTGCGTCTACGGTCACTTGCATGCCGAGCTTCAATGGTCGTTCGCCGTTCAAGGCATCGTGAGAGGCGTGCGTTATCATTTCGTCGCCGCCGACGCAATCGGGTTCCGCCCTCTTCATATTGATCGCCCCTCCCCCGTAACCTTGAAGCCCGAAAGTGTGAGATTTTAG
- a CDS encoding YqjF family protein, whose product MRQIWSDLLFLHWAVPAEVIAPTLPPGLEVDTFGGNAYLGLVPFTMRGVRPLGLPAVSWLSNFHEVNVRTYVHRKGRDPGVWFYSLDAENRIAVWLARLSFHLPYNWARMSLDHDQAEEGVIDYTSTRRGSGTSASCRIRYRPIGLPLPAAPGTLEFFLLERYLLYAFGRGQLHVGRVHHQPYPVQGAELLVFEEELLAASGFKRPDNGALIHYASGVDVEVFPLRSID is encoded by the coding sequence ATGCGTCAAATTTGGTCTGATCTGCTCTTTCTTCACTGGGCAGTTCCCGCCGAGGTGATTGCCCCGACGCTGCCGCCAGGGCTTGAGGTGGACACCTTCGGAGGGAACGCCTATCTCGGTCTGGTCCCGTTCACCATGAGGGGAGTTCGGCCTCTGGGGTTGCCCGCAGTCTCGTGGCTCTCGAACTTTCATGAAGTCAATGTTAGGACTTATGTCCATCGCAAAGGAAGAGACCCGGGTGTCTGGTTCTACAGTCTGGACGCGGAAAATCGCATCGCGGTCTGGCTTGCACGTTTGAGCTTCCATCTGCCTTACAACTGGGCTCGCATGAGCTTGGACCACGATCAGGCTGAGGAGGGAGTGATCGATTATACGTCGACGCGCCGAGGATCGGGGACTTCGGCATCGTGTCGAATCCGATACCGTCCGATCGGTCTCCCATTGCCGGCCGCGCCGGGAACGCTCGAATTCTTTCTGCTGGAGCGCTACCTTCTGTATGCGTTTGGCCGGGGGCAGTTGCATGTCGGCAGAGTCCATCATCAGCCATATCCAGTCCAGGGGGCAGAGCTTCTGGTCTTCGAGGAGGAATTGCTTGCAGCGTCAGGGTTCAAGCGACCAGACAATGGGGCCTTGATCCATTACGCATCGGGAGTCGATGTCGAGGTCTTCCCGCTACGATCGATCGATTAA
- a CDS encoding 3-keto-disaccharide hydrolase has protein sequence MILSPCLALAGEPVALFNGNDLSGWTAVLADENAKAEDVWSVHDGVLHCKGQPVGYIKTEKEYSNYELSLQWRFPQGSQGGNSGVLVHTSEPGAIGIWPKSIEVQLHRGDAGDFWVIGTDLNVKNEEERKMGRRHLNLTDDSENPIGEWNTMVIVCQKDRITVTVNGDLVNEASDCSVTAGAISLQSEGAPIEFREIVLTPLDE, from the coding sequence GTGATCCTCTCCCCTTGCCTTGCCCTGGCAGGCGAGCCAGTTGCCCTGTTCAACGGGAACGATCTGAGTGGTTGGACTGCAGTTCTGGCAGATGAGAATGCCAAGGCTGAGGATGTCTGGAGCGTTCACGACGGGGTTTTACACTGCAAGGGCCAGCCTGTTGGATACATCAAGACAGAGAAGGAGTACAGCAATTATGAATTGTCACTCCAATGGAGATTTCCTCAGGGAAGCCAGGGGGGAAACAGCGGAGTGCTCGTTCATACATCAGAGCCCGGGGCGATCGGGATCTGGCCGAAGTCGATTGAGGTCCAACTGCACCGAGGAGATGCTGGGGACTTTTGGGTCATCGGGACCGATCTGAATGTTAAGAATGAAGAAGAGCGCAAGATGGGGCGTCGTCACCTGAACCTCACCGATGATTCCGAAAATCCCATTGGTGAGTGGAACACGATGGTGATCGTTTGTCAGAAAGATCGGATTACCGTTACGGTCAACGGAGACCTTGTCAACGAGGCATCCGATTGCTCGGTGACGGCGGGAGCCATCTCGCTTCAGTCCGAAGGAGCACCGATCGAGTTTCGAGAGATCGTCCTGACTCCACTTGACGAGTGA